In Pajaroellobacter abortibovis, the following are encoded in one genomic region:
- a CDS encoding efflux RND transporter permease subunit encodes MITRGSCFHSASPLFTLSPPFNSRVFSIIHDHVDLPSRAFRSDHRPFHHEQYPGTLIGIVLLMGLVTKNTIFLIDRAIVHVREHGEPPPQAIIEAGHERLRPIIITSAAMILGMLPTAIGKGDGSEFRAPIGIASHQRSDQLNNFFTYRKFLFLFNF; translated from the coding sequence ATGATAACACGAGGCTCGTGTTTTCACTCGGCATCGCCTTTATTTACCTTATCCCCACCTTTCAATTCGAGAGTTTTCTCCATCATTCACGATCATGTCGACCTTCCCTCTCGCGCTTTTAGGAGCGATCATCGCCCTTTTCATCACGAACAGTACCCTGGTACGCTCATCGGGATCGTTCTTCTCATGGGGTTGGTGACCAAAAATACGATTTTCTTAATCGATCGGGCGATTGTGCACGTGCGAGAGCATGGTGAACCTCCCCCTCAAGCTATTATCGAAGCAGGCCATGAACGGCTCCGCCCGATCATCATAACCAGCGCTGCCATGATCTTGGGAATGCTTCCAACTGCAATTGGAAAAGGGGATGGTAGTGAGTTTAGAGCTCCCATAGGTATTGCAAGTCATCAGAGGAGTGATCAGCTCAACAATTTCTTCACTTATCGTAAGTTCCTGTTTTTATTCAACTTTTGA
- a CDS encoding M13 family metallopeptidase — protein MQKLLRCRTVLVYFLFVGWCSSVGGGGCHKSTRVMASSVSPALLDTPALLQQPGPVSSSSLKRLDISELMPVDPSISACQDFYQHACGIWMKANPIPPEYSAWYRGFHGLEEQISQTLRTFLESYSENPSPERPHEKILGDFYSSCMNEDQIQQVGVTPLQEALCAIDQVKDSTSLAHVLAMLHRKGAYALFKIDVTQDFRDATELIGLIQQGGLTLPDRKYYLEPQEQGPDKQIEQAYRMHLARMFVLSGISSKGDAEQSVESVLAIERKLAGASLPRTQLRDPALNYHRMHLAELKRLAPHLDWETYFHDLGVFPSVPFNVAQPEFIKAVNQLVASYNPRDSSLRRYLRWHLLHSMTHALPKSFEEEEFSFFQRFTGAKKLHPRWKRCVIATHSVLGEALSIPFVQKSLGEQGKVEAQHLIEQIELQMRRFLTQSTWMDESTRKNAFEKLELMHNKVGYPGKWRSYERLRLQRDSFAENVAASRAFNLDYELAKIGKPLDREEWKMSPSTVNAYYEPSLNEMVFPAGMLLPPFFYRPFSITMNYGGIGFVMGHELTHGFDDEGKQFDGRGNLINWWSSSAEAVFHQKAKCIEDQYNEYRVVGDVRINGKLTLGENIADLGGIRLAYAAFKGLQAMTVGADTGSFSEEQRFFVAFAQSWCANVREEEARMRVVVDPHSPPHFRVNGPLSNMPEFARAFGCKSGDGMVRPQEKRCEVW, from the coding sequence TATTTCTGAGTTAATGCCCGTCGATCCTTCTATATCTGCTTGTCAAGATTTCTATCAGCACGCGTGCGGCATATGGATGAAAGCGAATCCGATCCCTCCTGAATACAGCGCTTGGTATCGAGGGTTTCATGGCCTTGAGGAGCAAATCTCTCAGACGTTACGGACTTTTTTGGAGTCTTATTCAGAAAATCCAAGTCCAGAGAGACCTCATGAAAAGATACTTGGAGATTTTTACAGTTCTTGTATGAATGAAGATCAGATTCAGCAGGTGGGAGTTACCCCGCTTCAAGAGGCTTTGTGTGCGATTGACCAAGTGAAAGATTCGACCTCATTGGCTCATGTGTTGGCCATGCTCCATCGAAAAGGGGCTTACGCGCTGTTTAAGATCGACGTGACTCAGGATTTTCGAGATGCGACAGAGCTGATTGGCCTCATTCAACAAGGGGGGCTTACGCTGCCTGACCGCAAGTATTATCTGGAACCACAAGAGCAGGGGCCTGATAAACAAATCGAGCAAGCCTACCGGATGCATCTAGCCCGCATGTTCGTTCTCTCGGGAATCTCTTCAAAGGGCGATGCTGAGCAGTCTGTGGAATCCGTCCTCGCGATTGAACGGAAATTGGCTGGGGCCAGTCTACCGAGGACTCAACTCCGCGATCCAGCGCTCAATTACCATCGGATGCACCTCGCTGAATTAAAAAGGCTAGCTCCTCATTTAGACTGGGAAACCTATTTCCATGATTTGGGGGTTTTTCCATCCGTTCCTTTCAATGTTGCGCAACCTGAGTTCATCAAAGCAGTCAACCAGCTTGTAGCTTCGTACAATCCCCGTGATTCATCGCTGCGCAGGTACCTGAGATGGCATCTTTTGCATTCCATGACGCATGCATTGCCTAAATCGTTTGAGGAAGAAGAGTTCAGCTTCTTTCAGCGATTTACGGGAGCGAAAAAACTCCATCCTCGTTGGAAGCGGTGTGTGATTGCAACCCACAGTGTTTTAGGGGAAGCACTTTCTATCCCCTTTGTCCAGAAGAGCCTTGGAGAACAAGGGAAGGTGGAGGCCCAACATCTGATTGAACAAATTGAATTGCAGATGCGTCGTTTCCTTACCCAGAGCACGTGGATGGACGAGTCGACGCGCAAGAACGCATTTGAAAAATTGGAGCTTATGCACAATAAGGTGGGCTATCCAGGGAAGTGGCGTTCTTATGAACGACTCCGCCTCCAACGGGATTCTTTTGCAGAGAATGTAGCAGCTAGTCGCGCATTCAACCTGGACTATGAACTAGCCAAGATCGGAAAGCCACTCGATCGAGAGGAGTGGAAAATGAGCCCCTCTACGGTCAATGCCTATTATGAACCCTCCCTTAATGAAATGGTGTTTCCTGCGGGGATGTTACTCCCCCCTTTCTTTTATCGTCCGTTTTCCATAACGATGAACTATGGCGGGATTGGATTTGTGATGGGGCATGAACTGACCCATGGTTTCGATGATGAAGGGAAGCAATTTGATGGGAGGGGAAATTTGATCAATTGGTGGTCCTCTTCCGCCGAAGCCGTTTTTCATCAGAAGGCGAAGTGTATTGAGGATCAGTACAATGAGTACCGGGTGGTTGGCGACGTTCGGATCAATGGAAAGCTGACCTTAGGTGAGAATATAGCTGATCTAGGTGGAATTCGTCTTGCTTATGCTGCCTTTAAAGGATTGCAAGCGATGACTGTTGGGGCCGACACTGGCTCTTTTTCAGAAGAGCAACGGTTTTTTGTAGCATTTGCTCAAAGCTGGTGTGCAAATGTCAGGGAAGAAGAAGCGCGGATGCGCGTTGTTGTCGATCCACATTCTCCTCCTCATTTCCGAGTGAATGGCCCTCTCTCAAACATGCCTGAATTTGCTCGAGCCTTTGGATGCAAGTCAGGGGACGGAATGGTTCGACCGCAAGAAAAGAGATGTGAAGTCTGGTAG